TCAATCTGCGCTTTGAGTCCGCCGACTTCCTTATGGCCCATTTCGACCTTGAAGCCGTATTTGTCAAGTTCGAGCAGGCAGTTTTCCATTGCCGTGCGCACAGCGCCATGAGTACGTTCCCAATACTGTTCCTGCATGACCTGAGAAGCGGACATTTCTTCGATGGCTGCTTCTTCGAGCGGCGTCTTAACCCAGAATTCCAATTCCGTAGCGGAAGTGAACTGAATGTCAACAACATCATTGCCGTTGATGCTTTCAAGACCGGAAATCTGCGGATGCTTCTTGAAGGTGTCCAACAGTTCCTGCTTTACAAAGTTCAGCGTGTCAGCCAACACAGCACGGGAGTCAACGCGCTTGCCTTCATGCACGAGGAAGGACGGAATGCGCAGGGTACCGACCGGCTTGCCCGTTTCTTCATCGTAGAATTCCATGTTGTAATCCACGAACCAGTTAACGGAGGGGTCAATGGGCATATCAACCTTGGCGTTGTTCAGAGTGGCAATACCCGTCAGCACAACGGAGGAACCGTCAGTCTGTACTGCAGTGCCGGCATAGAAATCATCAATGTCCTTGATGAAGATGCGCACGGGGATTTTTTCATCCGTATCGTTACCGGCCATATCCACACCCACGAGGGATACGAATTTAATTTCCGGATGAGCTTTCAGCTGCTCGATAATATCCTCTTTTTTCGAATTCGCCGGAATCACATACAGTAAATTTTCCACGTAAAACCACCCTTTCAATAATTAAATACGAAAAAGCCATGCAAACACACCCCAAACGGGGATAACGTCTGCATGGCTCCATTGCCAAAAAATATTTTTCTTTACGAGAAAGATATTACCATAGCCAAAGCCTCTTGTAAAGACCTTTTCTATGTATTTTTATGTATACTTTACTTAAGCATGGCGAGCATCGTACCAGCAGCTACTGCCGTACCGATAACACCAGCCACGTTCGGGCCCATAGCATGCATCAGCAGGTAGTTGCCCGGTTTTGCCTTCATGCCGACCACCTGGCTTACGCGGGCAGCCATCGGCACAGCAGATACACCAGCGGAACCAATCAGCGGATTGATCTTCCAACCGGACAGACGGCACATGAGCTTACCAAAGAGCACACCACCGGCCGTACCGGACATAAAGGCAATCAGACCAAGGCCGATAATCAGCAGCGTTGCCGGCTGCAGGAAGTCGTCAGCATTCATGGTCATGCCCGTACCGGTTGCCAGGAAAATCGTTACGATATTGCAGAGAGAATTCTGGGCCGTATCGGAAAGACGGTCCATAACACCGGATTCACGGAAGAGGTTACCCAGCATCAGGCAGCCAAGCAGAGCGGCAATCGGCGGCAGCAGCAGGCTGATGATGATAGCAGCTACAATGGGGAAGCAGACGCGCTCGAACTTCGTTACGGGGCGGAGCTGTTCCATAGCGACTTCACGCTCTTTCTGCGTGGTCAGCACTTTCATAATCGGCGGCTGAATCAGCGGCACCAGAGACATGTAGGAGTACGCTGCTACAGCGATAGCCCCCAGAAGATGCGGAGCCATCTGAATGGACAGGTAGATAGCCGTCGGGCCGTCAGCACCACCGATGATGCCGATAGCACCAGCTTCCTGTACCGTGAAGCCCAGGAGCATAGCCCCCACGAGGGCCACGAACACGCCAATCTGAGCAGCTGCGCCCAAGAGCAGGGTAACCGGACGGGCCAAGAGCGGACCAAAGTCCGTCATAGCGCCGATGCCTAAGAAGATCAGCGGCGGGAAAATTTCATTGGCAATACCATAATGGATGGCCTGCATAAGTCCCGGTTCCTCTAAAAATCCCGTGCGCGGGAAGTTAGCCAGGATACAGCCAAAAGCAATCGGCCCTAAGAGCAACGGCTCAAATTCCTTGACGATTGCCATGTAAAGAAGTACAAGACCCACGAGAATCATGATGCCATTGCCCATGGTGAACGCGGAGAAACCGCTGTCAGCCCAAACGGCCTGCAGGGAAACGGCAAATGCGTTGAATAATTCCATAATAAATCCTCCTCCCCTGCTTTAACCCCGGCTCTGAATTGCCTGACGGCCGGAATTCTTCCAGTTGTTGCGCTCCAGAGGACGAATAGCCCGGACGCTGTCGGCGCCATAACCCATGCTAGCTACGGCAGCGGCAATAACAGCAACCACCTCGGGAGAAATCCCCTCTTCCACAGGTGCAGCCGCTACTGGCTCAGGTTCAGCTACAGGAGCTGGTGCCGCAGGTGCTTCTTCCTTCGGTGCAGCCTTCGGCTTCGTGGGGTCAATATAGTGAATAATATTAATCACCACACCCAAAGCCATCAACACCAAGAACACAACGGTCATGTTGATCAGCATAATAATCAGCGGATTGGTTGTTACTGGTTGTGACATACACTCACCTCATTCATTTTTTAGGCATCCCTTGCCTATTCTCACCTAATATAGACACTTACACTAGGTTATTATAACTCATATTTATAAAAATAGAAATACCCTTTATGTGAATATTATTCATAGCAGAAAGTTATGCAAACGCCGCCTTAAAAATCCCACTCCTGCAGACGCTTGACATATAACTTCTGAAAGGCCGGATATTCGCCCAGACCTTTCAGGCTCACCCGCACGGAAAAACCGGCGGCCTGCAGACGATTAAGCCAGGATTCCGGCTCAGAACCTGCAATATCCTCATTGACATGGGCACCGCCGGAAAGAAGCAACGGGGCAAGAAGCAGTTCTTTTGCGCCCTTGTCCTGCAACCTTGCCAGCACCGCCGCAAAGTCCGGCGTGTCCGTCGGCTCAATCACACCGATATGAACCGGGAAACATGCCGTATCGGCATCCGCCTGCAGATTTTCATAAGCCGGATTATGCCGATGCGGGGAACCATGCCCCACGAGCACCAAATCCTCGCCTGCTTCCAGCGGGAAAATTTCCTGCAATACGGCCAGCATGTCGGCACCATCAGCAGGACGCTCCATCAACGGACGGGAAATCACCAGCCGGTCAAACTTCTGCCGATAAGGTTCTACAACCTGCAAAACCTTCTTCTCATATTCTTCACCGGCTGTAAGATACCCCGGCTGAATGACGACTTCAGCAAAACCATCGGCCAGCAGTCCATCCAGTGCTTCGGTCAGGGAATCCACATGCACACCCTGTTCCGCAAGTTTTTTGCGGATAAACACTGAGGTATAGGCCTGCCGGAGCGTAAACTCCGGATAGGCCGCCTCTATCTGCCGAGCAGCAGCATCAATACAATTTTTGCGTGCCTGCTCATTAATGACACCAAAGCTGGCAAATAAAATGGCTTTTTTCATATCAGCCCTGCTCTTTTTTGACAACATCGGCAATCTCATTGCAGATTCTGTCGAGCTGTGCCTGGTCCGGGCCTTCTGCCATTACACGGATAAGAGGCTCCGTACCGGACGGACGCACGAGAATACGGCCTTCGCTGCCCAGTTCAGCTTCACCCTTGGCAATGGCAGCAGAAATGGCTTCGTTCTTCTCCCAGCCTTCCTTCGTAGCTACGCGTACATTAACCAGAAGCTGCGGATAAGTCGTCATGAGTGCCGTCAGCTCGGAAGCCTTGCGACCGCTGCGCTTCAGGGAAGACAGAACCTGCAGAGCCGTGATGGGGCCGTCACCCGTGGTGCTGTAGTCCGTGAAAATGATATGACCGGACTGCTCGCCGCCGATTTTGTAACCGCTCTTGAGCATGTTTTCCAGTACATAACGGTCGCCAACCTGCGTTACTTCTACGCGGCCGCCAGCTTCCTTGATAGCCTTGTGGAAACCGATGTTGGCCATAACCGTGGAAACAACCGTCTTATGCGGCAGGGTGCCCTTCTTAATCATATCCTGTGCGCACATAACGAGGATGTGGTCACCGTCGATAATCTGACCCTTTTCATCCACGCAGAGGCAGCGGTCAGCATCACCATCGTGAGCGATACCGAAGTCTGCATTGTTTTCCACAACAGCCTTCTGCAGGGATTCCATATGCGTGGAACCGCAGTTGTCGTTGATGTTTACGCCGTTGGGCAGAGCATGGATAACCTTGACCTTGGCGCCCAGTTCACGCAGAACCTTGGGCATCACTTCGTAAGCGGCACCATTGGAGCAATCGAGCACAACCTTCATGCCGTCGAAGCGTTCCGAGCAGGTGCTGATGACAAATTCGATATACTGGTTCAAAAGGTCCGTGCGGTACTCGATATGACCGATTTTTTCACCCGTCGGACGAGCCAGATTGTCGTCATTTTCGAGCTGATGCACGATTTCTTCGAGCTCATCTTCCACAGCATCCGGCAGTTTGTAACCGTCGCCGCCGAAGAACTTAATCCCGTTATCATGGAACGGATTGTGCGAAGCGGAAATCACGATACCAGCCTTAGCCTTATGACGGCGTGCCAGATATGCGATTGCCGGGGTCGGAATTACACCAGCCAGCATAGCACGGCCGCCCGCAGAGCAGATACCAGCCGTCAGTGCTGCTTCAAACATTTCACCGGACAGACGCGTGTCACGGCCAATGAGAATCAGCGGCTGTTCCTCGCTGTCGCGGCCAAAGTAAATCGTAGCTGCCCGGCCCAGGCGGTAAGCCAGCTCCGGCGTCAGGTTGACATTAGCCTCGCCGCGTACACCATCTGTACCAAATAATCTTGCCATAATTAGAAAATCCCCCTAATAATAGCGATTTTTATCGCTGAATTTACACATGCTATTTATATTATCATATTTTTTTCAGAAAATCCACGCTACCACCATTTTCCGCAAAAATTATTAGCCATTACCATAAAGTATGATATAATCTAATTGAGGAGCGTGATGTGTTATGCCAGAGATAACACGTTTTTACGGTATCGTTATAAAAATGTTCTTTAAGCCTAAGGAGCACGAACCTAGCCATATTCATGCACTATATGGCGAATATATGGGAGAGTTCAACAT
The Selenomonas ruminantium AC2024 DNA segment above includes these coding regions:
- the glmM gene encoding phosphoglucosamine mutase, with translation MARLFGTDGVRGEANVNLTPELAYRLGRAATIYFGRDSEEQPLILIGRDTRLSGEMFEAALTAGICSAGGRAMLAGVIPTPAIAYLARRHKAKAGIVISASHNPFHDNGIKFFGGDGYKLPDAVEDELEEIVHQLENDDNLARPTGEKIGHIEYRTDLLNQYIEFVISTCSERFDGMKVVLDCSNGAAYEVMPKVLRELGAKVKVIHALPNGVNINDNCGSTHMESLQKAVVENNADFGIAHDGDADRCLCVDEKGQIIDGDHILVMCAQDMIKKGTLPHKTVVSTVMANIGFHKAIKEAGGRVEVTQVGDRYVLENMLKSGYKIGGEQSGHIIFTDYSTTGDGPITALQVLSSLKRSGRKASELTALMTTYPQLLVNVRVATKEGWEKNEAISAAIAKGEAELGSEGRILVRPSGTEPLIRVMAEGPDQAQLDRICNEIADVVKKEQG
- a CDS encoding sirohydrochlorin cobaltochelatase yields the protein MKKAILFASFGVINEQARKNCIDAAARQIEAAYPEFTLRQAYTSVFIRKKLAEQGVHVDSLTEALDGLLADGFAEVVIQPGYLTAGEEYEKKVLQVVEPYRQKFDRLVISRPLMERPADGADMLAVLQEIFPLEAGEDLVLVGHGSPHRHNPAYENLQADADTACFPVHIGVIEPTDTPDFAAVLARLQDKGAKELLLAPLLLSGGAHVNEDIAGSEPESWLNRLQAAGFSVRVSLKGLGEYPAFQKLYVKRLQEWDF
- a CDS encoding OadG family protein: MSQPVTTNPLIIMLINMTVVFLVLMALGVVINIIHYIDPTKPKAAPKEEAPAAPAPVAEPEPVAAAPVEEGISPEVVAVIAAAVASMGYGADSVRAIRPLERNNWKNSGRQAIQSRG
- a CDS encoding sodium ion-translocating decarboxylase subunit beta yields the protein MELFNAFAVSLQAVWADSGFSAFTMGNGIMILVGLVLLYMAIVKEFEPLLLGPIAFGCILANFPRTGFLEEPGLMQAIHYGIANEIFPPLIFLGIGAMTDFGPLLARPVTLLLGAAAQIGVFVALVGAMLLGFTVQEAGAIGIIGGADGPTAIYLSIQMAPHLLGAIAVAAYSYMSLVPLIQPPIMKVLTTQKEREVAMEQLRPVTKFERVCFPIVAAIIISLLLPPIAALLGCLMLGNLFRESGVMDRLSDTAQNSLCNIVTIFLATGTGMTMNADDFLQPATLLIIGLGLIAFMSGTAGGVLFGKLMCRLSGWKINPLIGSAGVSAVPMAARVSQVVGMKAKPGNYLLMHAMGPNVAGVIGTAVAAGTMLAMLK